A DNA window from Helianthus annuus cultivar XRQ/B chromosome 15, HanXRQr2.0-SUNRISE, whole genome shotgun sequence contains the following coding sequences:
- the LOC110911018 gene encoding cyclin-D3-3, with the protein MNPQNPTFPLDDHLLCDEHESDFNFDHESQISKQKDHLFTHFEHDLSWDEDELSCLLSKEKNCYSEGGLIDLRKESVDWMIRVCSCYGFVAMTTVLAVDYFDRFLLSGGFKRGVSVSMPWMNQLAAVACLSLASKVEEIQAPVLMELQVEGAKFVFESKTIMRMELLVLDSLQWKMNPVTPFAFTDYIMRRLGLIAHHQCSEFVQRCERTVLAVVNDSRYLDYLPSVIAAATMALVIKEVDPDNAFDYLNGLKDFLEISEEKVDECVKFILEVSDNHGSNHFVSQKRKYQFAPASPNGVIDSYFSSDNSNDSWAVASTSPVSSSPEPLLKKIRARDEAGFTDSCMVSNLR; encoded by the exons ATGAACCCCCAAAACCCCACATTCCCTCTCGACGATCATCTTTTATGCGACGAACACGAATCAGACTTCAATTTTGACCATGAAAGTCAAATCTCGAAGCAAAAAGATCATCTTTTTACGCATTTTGAGCACGATTTATCATGGGATGAAGATGAGCTTTCGTGTCTTTTGTCTAAAGAGAAGAATTGTTATTCAGAAGGGGGTTTGATAGATTTGAGGAAAGAATCGGTTGATTGGATGATTAGGGTTTGTAGTTGTTATGGGTTTGTTGCAATGACGACTGTTTTGGCTGTTGATTATTTTGATAGGTTTTTGTTGAGTGGGGGTTTTAAGAGGGGTGTAAGTGTAAGTATGCCGTGGATGAATCAGCTTGCTGCTGTTGCTTGCTTGTCGTTAGCTTCGAAAGTTGAAGAGATTCAAGCGCCTGTGCTCATGGAGTTGCAA GTAGAAGGAGCGAAGTTTGTGTTCGAATCCAAGACTATAATGAGAATGGAGCTTCTTGTGCTTGATTCTCTTCAATGGAAGATGAATCCAGTGACCCCATTTGCGTTTACAGATTACATTATGCGGAGGCTTGGTTTGATCGCTCATCATCAATGTTCAGAGTTTGTTCAGAGGTGTGAAAGAACTGTTCTTGCTGTTGTCAATG ATTCAAGGTATCTGGATTATCTTCCATCCGTTATTGCAGCTGCGACAATGGCCCTTGTGATCAAGGAGGTTGATCCCGATAATGCATTCGATTATCTAAACGGGCTCAAAGATTTTCTTGAAATTAGTGAG GAAAAAGTAGACGAATGCGTGAAATTTATCCTGGAAGTATCTGATAATCATGGAAGTAACCACTTCGTAAGCCAGAAGCGAAAGTACCAGTTTGCCCCTGCAAGCCCGAATGGTGTAATAGATTCCTATTTCAGCAGTGACAACTCTAATGATTCGTGGGCAGTTGCATCAACATCGCCGGTTTCATCTTCACCTGAACCACTGTTGAAGAAGATCCGAGCTCGTGACGAGGCAGGCTTTACCGACTCGTGTATGGTCAGTAACCTTCGTTAG